The Methylomarinum vadi genome has a window encoding:
- a CDS encoding porin family protein yields the protein MTLNKTRIALGVAAATVTMAGAMVSPQAAAHSKAERVADATAKKTDALEMQVKQMAAMMEAMQAELSRVKAASANAAASNTAKVQELDQWMASVKSAPVHVATKDHVFSVRGGWMHFNDNRGSTRTVANTGFGEDVLTSEADKDAFYYGGAIDFNMNNDLFGLMDDTSFGIELGLEYAEIAQRKQNGFETVASAATGLNLTGVQQSVTVNQLRISASPKIKFMHGSKFRPWLIPVGLDMNIISPPSDAVTVLNTGMQFGAGAEYEVFDGILIGADGRYHHTFDDVDGVDTDGFTLGGSIGFKF from the coding sequence ATGACTCTAAATAAAACAAGAATAGCGCTGGGCGTAGCCGCAGCGACAGTAACAATGGCCGGTGCGATGGTTTCTCCACAAGCGGCTGCACATTCCAAAGCCGAACGCGTTGCAGATGCCACCGCGAAAAAAACCGATGCGTTGGAAATGCAAGTCAAACAAATGGCGGCGATGATGGAAGCGATGCAGGCCGAATTGAGCCGCGTCAAAGCCGCTTCCGCCAATGCGGCAGCTTCAAATACCGCGAAAGTCCAGGAGCTGGATCAATGGATGGCGTCGGTTAAGAGCGCGCCGGTCCATGTCGCGACCAAAGACCATGTCTTCTCCGTACGCGGCGGTTGGATGCATTTCAACGACAACCGTGGTTCGACTAGAACTGTTGCTAATACCGGTTTCGGTGAAGACGTGCTGACCAGTGAAGCGGATAAAGACGCCTTCTACTATGGCGGCGCGATCGATTTCAACATGAACAATGACTTGTTCGGTCTGATGGATGATACGTCTTTCGGCATCGAATTGGGTCTTGAATATGCTGAAATAGCCCAAAGAAAACAAAATGGTTTCGAAACAGTTGCGTCTGCAGCTACGGGATTAAATTTAACAGGCGTTCAGCAATCGGTAACAGTTAACCAATTAAGAATCAGTGCCTCTCCAAAAATCAAATTCATGCACGGCAGCAAATTCCGTCCTTGGTTGATTCCGGTCGGTTTGGACATGAATATCATCAGCCCGCCATCTGATGCGGTAACCGTCTTGAACACCGGCATGCAGTTCGGCGCCGGTGCCGAGTACGAAGTTTTCGACGGTATCTTGATCGGTGCGGACGGCCGTTACCATCACACCTTTGACGATGTCGACGGCGTCGACACCGACGGTTTCACGCTGGGCGGTTCGATCGGTTTCAAATTCTAA
- the pip gene encoding prolyl aminopeptidase codes for MKPLYPEIEPFHSFLLETDSVHRVYVEQCGNPQGFPVIFLHGGPCSGCRPDHRRFFDPERYHIILMDQRGCGRSLPFGELQDNTTQDLIDDMERIRRQLHIERWLLFGGSWGGALALLYAQQHRERVIGMIIRGVFLARSKDLDWFVKDGAGRIYPELWEALVESVPESGRKHLLPALCDTIFGDDEVGKRRVTRAWMAWGGQTALGSGYRPENEPEHITEKMVRQMRMEMHYAKNRYFVAENQILKNCGVLQDVPTVIVHGRNDMVCPLESGYRLAQALPAAEYVVLPNAGHVAQGEEMVDALVAATDKMLALCTNGNTRE; via the coding sequence ATGAAGCCTTTATACCCCGAAATCGAACCGTTCCATTCTTTTCTGCTCGAAACCGACAGCGTGCATCGGGTCTATGTCGAACAATGCGGCAATCCGCAAGGTTTTCCGGTCATTTTTCTGCACGGCGGCCCGTGTTCCGGTTGCCGCCCCGACCATCGTCGTTTTTTCGATCCCGAACGCTATCACATCATCCTGATGGACCAGCGCGGCTGCGGGCGCTCGCTGCCGTTCGGCGAATTGCAGGACAACACCACGCAGGATTTGATCGACGATATGGAGCGCATTCGCCGGCAATTGCATATCGAGCGCTGGTTGTTGTTCGGCGGTTCCTGGGGCGGGGCGCTGGCCTTGCTCTATGCCCAGCAGCACCGGGAACGGGTGATTGGAATGATCATTCGCGGCGTGTTTCTGGCGCGCAGCAAGGACCTGGATTGGTTCGTCAAGGACGGCGCCGGAAGAATTTATCCGGAATTGTGGGAGGCGTTGGTAGAAAGCGTTCCGGAATCCGGACGGAAGCATTTGCTGCCCGCTTTGTGCGACACGATTTTCGGCGACGATGAAGTGGGCAAAAGACGGGTGACGCGGGCCTGGATGGCCTGGGGCGGACAAACGGCATTGGGCTCGGGCTATCGGCCGGAGAATGAACCCGAGCATATCACCGAGAAGATGGTTCGACAGATGCGCATGGAAATGCATTACGCTAAAAACCGTTATTTCGTCGCGGAGAACCAGATTCTGAAGAATTGCGGGGTGCTGCAGGACGTGCCGACGGTCATCGTACACGGCCGCAACGATATGGTTTGTCCGCTGGAGTCCGGTTACAGGCTGGCCCAAGCCTTGCCGGCGGCGGAATATGTCGTCTTGCCGAATGCCGGTCATGTCGCCCAGGGCGAGGAAATGGTCGACGCCTTGGTGGCGGCGACCGATAAAATGCTGGCGCTTTGCACTAACGGAAATACTCGTGAATAA
- a CDS encoding UbiX family flavin prenyltransferase, giving the protein MNKQKKRLVIAMTGATGAIYGVRMLQVLQHQDDWEAHLVISSAGLVNLKYELEMERAELYALADVTHGINDIASCIASGSFKTEGVIVAPCSMKTLAAIAHGFGDNLISRAADVALKERRKVVLMPRETPLNLAHIRNMAGATEMGAIIYPPMPAFYNKTDSLRAMVDEGVGRILDMYGIDTGLFKEWNGLYTHS; this is encoded by the coding sequence GTGAATAAGCAAAAAAAACGTCTGGTTATCGCAATGACCGGCGCGACCGGCGCCATTTACGGGGTCAGAATGCTGCAGGTTTTACAACATCAGGACGATTGGGAAGCCCATTTAGTCATTTCCTCGGCCGGCCTGGTCAATTTGAAATATGAACTGGAGATGGAGCGGGCGGAATTGTATGCCTTGGCTGACGTGACCCACGGCATCAACGATATCGCCTCCTGTATCGCCAGCGGCTCGTTCAAGACCGAAGGCGTGATCGTCGCGCCTTGTTCGATGAAAACCCTGGCCGCGATCGCCCACGGCTTCGGCGATAACTTGATTTCCCGAGCCGCCGATGTGGCCCTGAAAGAACGGCGCAAGGTCGTGCTCATGCCGCGGGAAACGCCGCTGAATCTGGCCCATATCCGCAACATGGCCGGCGCGACCGAAATGGGCGCGATCATCTATCCGCCCATGCCGGCTTTTTACAACAAGACCGACTCGCTGAGAGCGATGGTTGACGAGGGGGTCGGCCGCATCCTCGATATGTATGGAATAGATACCGGATTGTTTAAGGAATGGAACGGATTATATACTCATAGTTAA
- the pyrC gene encoding dihydroorotase, whose protein sequence is MDKITLTQPDDWHLHVRNGKILRLVIGHTARQFGRAIIMPNLRPPVTSVSAALDYRAEILAALPEGSEFNPLMTLYLTDNTPIGAVQKVAESQHVYAFKLYPAGATTNSDSGVSHLDGIFPLLEAMEKHQVPLLIHGEVTADQYDIFDREKIFLEQNLSRIVRRFPALRIVVEHLTTEEAVQFVTEASANVAATITPQHLLFNRNAILAGGIRPHHYCLPIIKREHHRLALVKAATSGNPKFFLGTDSAPHPTHSKENACGCAGCYSAHAALELYAEVFEKENSLDKLEGFASFYGADFYRLPRNQKTVTLEKQPWQVPEHYRQGDVDITPLKAGEQLSWKFME, encoded by the coding sequence ATGGATAAAATAACGCTTACCCAGCCCGACGACTGGCATTTGCATGTCAGAAACGGAAAGATTCTCCGCCTGGTCATCGGCCATACGGCGCGTCAATTCGGCCGGGCCATCATCATGCCCAACCTGAGACCGCCAGTCACTAGCGTTAGTGCCGCACTGGATTACCGTGCTGAAATTCTGGCGGCGTTACCGGAAGGCAGCGAATTCAATCCGCTGATGACGCTCTATTTGACCGATAACACCCCGATTGGGGCAGTGCAAAAAGTCGCCGAGTCGCAACATGTTTACGCCTTCAAGCTCTACCCGGCCGGAGCCACGACCAACTCCGATTCCGGCGTATCCCATCTGGACGGTATTTTTCCGTTATTGGAAGCGATGGAAAAACATCAAGTCCCGTTATTGATTCACGGCGAAGTGACGGCCGACCAATACGACATTTTCGACCGGGAAAAAATCTTTCTGGAACAAAACCTCAGCCGGATAGTGCGCCGGTTTCCGGCACTGCGCATCGTCGTCGAGCATCTGACCACCGAGGAAGCCGTGCAGTTCGTCACCGAAGCCTCGGCCAATGTCGCCGCGACGATCACGCCGCAACATCTCCTGTTTAACCGCAATGCGATTCTGGCCGGCGGCATACGCCCGCATCATTATTGCCTGCCGATTATCAAGCGCGAACATCACCGCTTGGCTCTGGTCAAAGCCGCCACCAGCGGCAACCCGAAATTCTTCCTCGGCACCGACAGCGCTCCTCATCCAACGCACTCGAAAGAAAACGCCTGCGGCTGCGCCGGCTGTTACAGCGCCCATGCCGCTTTGGAACTGTATGCCGAAGTCTTCGAGAAAGAAAATTCCCTGGACAAACTGGAAGGCTTCGCCAGCTTTTACGGCGCCGATTTTTACCGCCTGCCTCGAAACCAGAAAACCGTCACGCTGGAAAAACAACCCTGGCAAGTACCCGAACACTATCGGCAGGGTGACGTCGACATCACGCCCTTGAAAGCGGGGGAACAGTTGAGCTGGAAATTCATGGAATAA
- a CDS encoding FmdB family zinc ribbon protein — translation MPIYEYQCEACGHEHEALQKISDAPLMVCPACNEPELKKKISAAGFRLKGGGWYETDFKSGTKKNVAGESSAPASSGGSCCSGGTCSSH, via the coding sequence ATGCCTATTTACGAATACCAATGTGAAGCTTGCGGTCACGAGCATGAAGCATTGCAGAAAATCAGCGATGCGCCGTTAATGGTTTGTCCGGCCTGTAACGAGCCGGAATTGAAAAAGAAAATATCGGCGGCCGGTTTCCGCTTGAAAGGCGGCGGCTGGTATGAAACCGATTTCAAAAGCGGCACCAAGAAAAACGTCGCCGGCGAGAGCTCGGCGCCGGCCAGTTCCGGCGGTAGCTGCTGTTCGGGGGGGACCTGCTCCAGCCACTAA
- the aspS gene encoding aspartate--tRNA ligase — MRTHKCGELNTKHLGEGVSLCGWVHRRRDHGGVIFIDLRDRTGLVQVVFDPDSPDTFRIAESVRSEYVLRVEGTVRERPEGTINKNMGTGEIEVLVSQVEVLNESETPPFPLESEIEVNEETRLRYRYIDLRRTSMQKKMRMRRDVTRHLRHFLDENEFFEIETPYLTKATPEGARDYLVPSRTHENSFFALPQSPQLYKQLLMISGMDRYYQVVRCFRDEDLRADRQPEFTQLDIETSFMNEDQIMELMEEMIRRLFKDIIDVELDAKFPVMTYQEAMNRYGSDRPDLRIPLELVDIADEMMEVDFKVFAGPAKDPNGRVVAMRVPNGGEMSRKEIDDLTKYVSIYGAKGLAYIKVNDRDGGVDGLQSPIVKFAPADVWEKVLAKTGAQTGDLIFFGADKTNIVNESMGALRVKLGIDLKLLEGEWKPLWVVDFPMFDWDDKAQRWNAIHHPFTAPSCTIEELEANPGAALSRAYDLVLNGLELGGGSIRINRTSMQNAVFRILGIGEEEARQKFGFLLDALKYGCPPHGGIAFGLDRLVMLMTGSASIRDVIAFPKTQTAACPLIDAPAVVNDAQLRELGIRLRKKAVQEHSQDD, encoded by the coding sequence ATGCGTACCCACAAGTGCGGAGAATTGAATACAAAACATTTAGGCGAAGGGGTTTCATTATGCGGCTGGGTACATCGGCGCAGGGATCATGGCGGTGTCATTTTCATCGATTTGCGCGACCGTACCGGCCTGGTGCAGGTGGTGTTCGATCCCGATTCCCCCGATACCTTCCGCATAGCCGAAAGTGTACGCAGCGAATATGTTCTTAGAGTCGAGGGAACGGTCAGGGAACGTCCCGAAGGCACGATCAACAAAAACATGGGTACCGGCGAGATCGAGGTATTGGTCAGCCAGGTCGAAGTGCTGAACGAGTCGGAAACTCCGCCGTTCCCATTGGAAAGCGAGATCGAAGTCAACGAGGAAACGCGCTTGCGTTACCGCTATATCGACCTGCGCCGCACCAGCATGCAGAAAAAGATGCGCATGCGCCGCGATGTCACGCGTCATTTGCGTCATTTTCTCGATGAAAACGAGTTCTTCGAAATCGAAACGCCGTATCTGACCAAGGCGACGCCGGAAGGGGCACGCGATTATCTGGTGCCGAGCCGTACCCACGAAAACTCCTTTTTTGCGTTGCCGCAATCGCCGCAATTGTATAAACAGTTGCTGATGATTTCCGGCATGGACCGTTATTATCAGGTCGTGCGCTGTTTCCGCGACGAAGACCTGCGCGCGGACCGGCAGCCGGAATTTACTCAGTTGGATATCGAGACTTCCTTCATGAACGAAGATCAGATCATGGAATTGATGGAAGAGATGATCCGCCGTTTGTTCAAGGACATCATCGATGTCGAACTTGATGCCAAATTCCCGGTGATGACCTATCAGGAAGCCATGAACCGGTACGGTTCCGATCGTCCCGATCTCAGAATCCCATTGGAACTGGTCGATATAGCCGATGAGATGATGGAGGTCGATTTCAAGGTGTTCGCCGGCCCGGCCAAGGATCCGAACGGCCGCGTCGTGGCGATGCGGGTGCCCAACGGCGGCGAAATGAGCCGCAAGGAAATCGACGATCTGACCAAATATGTCTCGATCTATGGCGCCAAAGGTCTGGCCTATATCAAGGTTAACGACCGCGACGGCGGTGTCGACGGTTTGCAATCGCCGATCGTCAAATTCGCCCCGGCCGATGTCTGGGAAAAAGTACTGGCGAAAACCGGTGCGCAGACCGGCGATCTGATCTTTTTCGGCGCCGACAAGACGAACATCGTCAATGAGTCGATGGGTGCCTTGCGGGTCAAACTGGGTATCGATCTGAAACTGCTGGAAGGAGAATGGAAACCGCTGTGGGTGGTCGATTTCCCAATGTTTGACTGGGATGACAAGGCGCAACGTTGGAATGCGATCCACCATCCGTTCACCGCACCAAGTTGTACGATCGAAGAGTTGGAAGCTAATCCGGGTGCGGCCTTGTCGCGCGCCTACGACTTGGTGTTGAACGGGCTGGAATTAGGCGGCGGCTCTATTCGTATCAACCGCACTAGCATGCAGAATGCCGTGTTCCGGATTCTCGGCATTGGCGAAGAGGAAGCCCGGCAAAAATTCGGCTTCCTGCTGGATGCGCTCAAATACGGCTGTCCTCCGCATGGCGGCATCGCCTTCGGTTTGGACCGTCTAGTGATGTTGATGACCGGTTCCGCCTCGATCCGCGACGTGATTGCCTTCCCGAAAACGCAAACGGCGGCTTGTCCGTTGATCGATGCGCCGGCGGTGGTCAACGATGCGCAACTCAGGGAGTTGGGTATCCGCTTGCGTAAGAAAGCTGTCCAGGAACACAGTCAAGACGACTGA
- the nadA gene encoding quinolinate synthase NadA, producing MNSTPLPIQNYALLDDAECEARIVAAKEKLNGRCIVLGHHYQRDEVFKHADITGDSLKLSREAAQSDAEYIVFCGVHFMAEVADILSRPEQIAILPDMAAGCSMADMANHIKVQKCWEELAQVIDVENEVTPITYINSAADLKAFCGKHDGIVCTSSNAEKILNWSFERKEKVLFFPDQHLGRNTGYRMGIPLEQMVTWDFTKPMGGLSEQQIRDAKIILWNGYCSVHQAFKPEHIDAFKQKHPETIVISHPEACFEVCEKSDYIGSTENILKIVREAEPNTRWLVATELNLVNRLHEECKDQGKNVHFMAPTLCMCSTMFRTDPQHLAWVLENLVEGQVVNQVAVPAEDAALAKKALDNMLVAS from the coding sequence ATGAATTCAACTCCGTTACCGATCCAAAATTATGCCTTACTCGATGATGCCGAATGCGAGGCGCGCATTGTTGCCGCCAAGGAAAAATTGAACGGCCGGTGCATCGTGCTGGGACACCACTATCAACGCGACGAGGTTTTCAAGCATGCCGACATCACCGGCGATTCGTTGAAGCTGTCGCGCGAGGCGGCGCAGTCGGATGCCGAGTACATTGTCTTCTGCGGCGTGCATTTCATGGCCGAAGTGGCCGATATCCTGTCGCGTCCGGAGCAGATCGCGATTCTGCCGGACATGGCGGCCGGTTGTTCGATGGCAGACATGGCCAACCATATCAAGGTGCAAAAGTGCTGGGAAGAATTGGCGCAGGTGATCGATGTCGAAAACGAAGTGACGCCGATTACCTACATCAATTCGGCGGCCGATCTTAAGGCTTTCTGCGGTAAACATGACGGTATCGTCTGTACCTCGTCGAATGCCGAAAAGATCCTGAATTGGAGCTTCGAGCGCAAGGAGAAGGTGTTGTTTTTCCCGGATCAGCATTTGGGACGCAATACCGGCTATCGCATGGGCATCCCGCTAGAGCAGATGGTCACGTGGGATTTCACCAAGCCGATGGGCGGATTGAGCGAGCAACAAATCCGCGACGCCAAGATCATATTGTGGAACGGCTATTGTTCCGTGCATCAGGCCTTCAAACCGGAACATATCGACGCGTTCAAGCAGAAACATCCGGAAACGATTGTCATCTCCCATCCGGAAGCCTGTTTCGAAGTGTGCGAGAAGTCGGACTATATCGGTTCGACCGAGAACATTCTGAAAATCGTCCGCGAAGCCGAACCGAACACGCGCTGGCTGGTCGCCACCGAACTGAATCTGGTCAACCGCTTGCATGAAGAATGCAAGGACCAGGGCAAGAACGTGCATTTCATGGCGCCGACCCTGTGCATGTGTTCGACCATGTTCCGGACCGATCCCCAGCATCTCGCCTGGGTGCTGGAAAACTTGGTCGAAGGCCAAGTCGTCAACCAGGTGGCCGTGCCGGCCGAGGATGCCGCCCTGGCGAAAAAGGCGCTGGATAATATGCTGGTGGCGAGTTGA